Part of the Hevea brasiliensis isolate MT/VB/25A 57/8 chromosome 16, ASM3005281v1, whole genome shotgun sequence genome is shown below.
ccagattcccttctcccatttccgatgtggacGGGCGGCACTGCAGCGTTCATGACGCCGTCCCCACAAATTGCTACAACCCACCAACTTCACTGGGGCGTCCTCGCACCCACTGCATCGAGGGAGTCCGgccgataccaattgtaacgaccaCTCACCACCCCCAAGATATCCGCTTTGGCCCGtgagcctcacggatttgtcccttgggaggtttcgctcCCAAAGCGCTGACTGGGCTTTAGCcgaccacatatatggcccagattcccttctcccatttccgatgtgggacgggcggcacctgcaggcgttacgtatcgccgtccccacAGTCCGTTACAAagctcaattggtgagaggcgaagcaaatccgtgagtgataagggttcgaatcctagctctgcagggcgaagggatttaattccacaaagcggacaatactgactgggctgggctgggtcgttacaatttaaatcaattgTGGTATTTATAAAATAACATATCTGTTGAagtgaattaaaaattatttattataacaatatttaattaataatatattaattttgaatttattgAACTATCATCGACATAAAAGTaaacaattattttttatattttaaaaggtTTTAAAAGGATgagttaatttattataatttgaaCTCTAGGGTTCCTATACTCTaagataaatatttaattattggattattaatttaatgataaaaataaatgtttATGTCTCGAAATCTCAATTTCTAAGTttgtttaaaattaatttaatttatcaaatttaatattaaaaagagttatttttttgtttaattaatgtCAAATGCAAAATACCCAAATGACCTTCTACATTTCAAATAACTAAATAGTATACAaagaagttaaaaatattagatgtCGATagtgttttttaattttatgaacgTTTGGTATgggattaataaaaaataattatttatgtttatttttatttatcatttaagatttttcacgataattaaaaaaagaattaaatcacataaattataataaaatattctttCATTTGACTAAATTATGCTATATTTCACCTAATTAAGACAGAGAATGAGGTGATAAGatgaattttaagaaattataaaaataattattatgtttagtaaaaataaaagtaaaattgaaaaaaattaaataatattcctTAATCTTTTTAAAACTGCAGATAATTTTAGACAAAACAATTCTTAAAAAATGACATATAAAAGTGGCATAAGATAATAggttaaattttaaattgtttaaCATTTAACTCAATTTATCTCCTCTTTTGGTAATGTTTAACTTTGAGAGATTATGTTaacaaaacttaacaaattaaGTAAcaccatatttttatttaattttttttacttaaattataataaaatatatttttatttaactaaATAATTCTTTATCTCATCTAATTGAAAAGAAAGAATAAGGtgataaaatgaattttaaaaaattataaaaataattattatgtttGATAAagataaaagtaaaattaaaaaaaaattaaaaaatacattTTAATCTTCTCAAAcgataaataatttttcataaaataattttttaaaaaatgactaataaaagTGAAAAAGAGtgtaaaatataataaatgaatttttaactcttttaatatttaatctctctttaaatttaaatcttaattttaaaagactatgttaataaaatttaataaataaagtaatattatatttttcatttaatttttttattaatttcttattatatcattaatattttttaattcctTAAcacttatttaaaatttataaacgtaacgtttaacctttaattttttaCCCTTACACCAAATACttcgaaagaaagaaagaaagtgaaataCCAAACACTtcgaaagaaagaaagtgaaataGAAAATGGAAAACTTTACTTTATTCTTGGGAATGCTTAGCACCATTCATTGATGTCGGCCTATAGTTGACACATAGTACGAGATCGAAAAACaacctgataaaaaaaaaaaaaaaaaaggcgccAGGACGTGACTGCTTACTCGTCAACCAAAGGAAGCACCACCGAACCATGGAAAGGAAACCCCCCTGAAGAAGTTGCCATAAATACAAATCTCTGTTATTAAATggggaaaaaaattaattaattaaaggcaTTTCTTCAATCATTACTATTTTAGAATAATTGTGTCCAATACTTAAAAAagctatatttaaaattttaagataaattataattaaattttaaaatataacaaaatttacaaagtgactttttatttatttttaagtaacgatttgataattaaatttagattttattaataaattagattttatttattttataaaaaatattttctttatattttttagtgtttaaggtatttaaaaaaataaataattaaaaatattttttttatataaattatttttcactaAATAGATGAATTTTTAGTctctattattaattattttttaattttaaataatttaattattaaattttatttattaacaaaatattatttatatctaaattttttattttcttatttttatattataaaaagtgtataaattttatttatttattatgccataaattttaaaatattttttataaaaaatattttttatatacaaattattttttcGCTAAACAAACAAAGCTTTAGTTTCTATTATTATTTGTCTTTCAATTTTAAACAAATtagtttttgaaattttatttattaacaaaatagtatttatatctaaattttttattttcttgtttttatattataagaagtatataaattttatttacttatttaattattatattacaaaattttaatatataaaaatttattatcatgaaaatttcattttaagtttttttttattataaaatattattatctaAAAAGTAAAACTCCAATtaaacatttcaaattgttattttttaatttaattatatttattttaataatcatttataaaatatatcaaattgtttataataaattattattattaataataaaatatttacctaataatatatttaattaaattttgatttgactCTATACCTTAGACTTTTAAACTCTTTGTTTTTATAGGTACAAGGATTGAAAACCTTGATCATGATGGAACTTTCATTTAGGGCaaatgtataatgccatgtgtggACAGTGTAATTGATGCATATGGTTCTTCCCACATGGGACCATATGtgaataatttcatcaaatatTAGTCATTGACTACTTAGGAACCAAGTAGTCATATGGAACCATATGACTACTTGGTTCCTAAGGGATTGGAACATAATTGTGTTTACACTTGTCATAATTTCATATAATCAAAATGTATAAGAATCtatatatatgatataatattttttttactatattaaatgcatttaatatataatttatacattttaaaaaatataatttattaatttttttcatttttaagaagttgaatgaattttcttttttacttttaTATTTATCAGGCATGATTATCCCTCCTAATAATACAATCTTCAATAATCGAATATGAGTTTTCCTTTTCGAGCGCAATGAGTTTTATTATTACGCCTAACACTTTTTGTAGTTGAGTGAAAATAATCcattttttcttaaatttaattttaattatttaactataaaattaaacaaataattagtttgtgatataattttaaaatagaaaATTGCTATTTTAAATTGAAAAGTGATCAATGATAGATaagtctaattaatttatattttattttttaaaaaattattttgattgaattttagtaattaattcatcaacaaattaatttaatgactaatttaattttagaaacaaaattcTCCAATATCTTCAATATATACAAGATTTAATCATTTTCTTCTACTTTTCTTTATTAAAAAAACTTGCTTAGTAAGAATTATGCTAATGTCCTTTTATGTGGAAACTTCCTATGTTAGACATTATGCTCTTTAGTTTGATATGAGCCCTAATGCTCCTCTTTATTCCAATTGCTACCTACTTCATGGAGACTTGCACATTGACTAAAGAAAGGTGAAGGCACCATCTTGACTGGCTTGTAGACATTACATTACAAGTTTAGAACAACAACTTTCCAAGGTAGCTCTGAAATTTACaaccatagtcaaattttcaCATTGAGACACTTGTGGAAAATTTGAACCTTCACATTTGGCACATAGGAAAACAATTAACTTCCCATGTAACAATTACTCTTCTTGCAAATTAacattacttttatcaaaataaataatattgtaACTCAACTTGTCTCTAAAATTATATGAAGTTTTAATTTttctcaatttaaaataattaaataaaaattaattatttaaaattcaaatctttctttttcattttaatGTAAACTTCACGTTGAAAAATCAAACCTCTCTGTTTCACCAATATTCATTTGGCTTTATAATCTATATTTGAATCATATCCTCACCATCTTGAAAAATAACTCACTAATTGTTATAAAACTAATAccattaaattttcttttatccCCTGTAAGTTAATTGTTATAAGAAATAAAATCttattaattttcaataataatatcacaataaattatgTCGAATAAAATATCTAGACATAggtatctatattttattttttatttatttttttactagTTTATTAAAAAGGCGATAAATTAAACCTGACTTAAGTATATAAGTAATATACCTTTAACCACTGAATCAAGCTATATTAAGTAGGAATTTTAATTTATGAACTAATCTTTTCAGTAAATAATTGGGAATACTAAATCTTAATATAATAgaatttgtaaataataaaactctaatttttttaattttaattaaattagacTCCGTTTGTTttgtgaaaaatataaaaaatatttttcatattttataattttttgaacactcaagaaaattagttaataaaaaatatttttcttagttAAAGAAAACGCTAAATCATTTTttaggaaaataatttttatttaaaaaaaatgttattttttattttttaaactttaataattttattaaaatatgaaaacacttatacattcagataaaataaatatatattattaatttaatatgaaaaatatttataaaaaatattttttaaaaaaatattttatataaaaaaaaatattttttatatataaattattttttgtgaaACAGAACaagtttaatataatttttaaattgagtttGGACTCTATGTTAGTGTATCCAtgactatctacatgcattctaattggtaaagtataattattttctttgatTCTCGATAGGTTGGAAACTTAAAACTTAAAAGGCTTTAAAATCATCTAATAAATCTCATGTATCTTTAGATGCTTGCTTCAGATTTCTATATATAATCCTTACTCACTGCTAATTTCTGTATAAGCTAGCTACTTACttcataagtgagcaactcttcttcttcttcttcttcactgaCTGTTTTCATCTTTTTTATAGTATTTATTCGTTCTGTTTCTGCAGATTTTGTGACAGGGATTGATCGGGATTTGATCGGCAGCCATGGGTGATATGAAGGAGGTTGTTCTTTTGTAATTTGTTATAATGGGCATGATCGATCTGTAGAATATACAATATTATTGATCGATTCTGTTTTGTTTATGATTTCAGGAAACAAGTGAAATGGTGATTGGAGAACATGCCATTGAGACTGTGAGTGTGGACAAGACAACAAATAATGAATTTGTGTCTGAAAATACAACAACAGAATTGGAGTTCTCTGAGAAAGAGACATTCGATGAGATTTTGTCTGAGAACAAAACAGTGGAAAGTGTTTGTGCGAAAGAAACAAAAGAGGCTGTGCCTGAGGAGACAGCCAAGGAGACCGTAACAGAGAAAAAGCTTGTAGTTGTATTTGTTTTAGGtgagcaatttttttttaaaaactcTACAGAACTGTGTGCTGGGAAATGAACAAAATCTAAAGCTAATGTTTTTATGGCGATGGATCAGGTGGCCCTGGTGGGGGAAAGAGCACCCAGTGTGCTAAGATCGCTAAAGAAGTCGGCTATACTCATCTCAGCAGTGGAGACCTACTTCGCCAGACCATTAAAAGCGACCCTGTAAATGGGTACGAAGTGGGTTTATTTATATCATTTGCAGCACATTATAAAACTATTGTTGAAATTGAATGCTCTTTTGTATTCTAGGCCTATGATTGAAGCCATGATCAAGGAGGGCAAGAGTGTGCCTCCAGACATAACAATGGAGATTCTTCAGAAAGCAATTGAGGAAAGTGAAAATGATAAATTTATTCTTGATGGTTTCCCTCGTGACGAGGAGATTAGAGCAGCTTTTGAATCTGCTGTAAGTCTTCTACAGAATCTTAAATCTTTTGAAAATTTCGTATCTGAATCTCGTGCATTTCGAGACAAGTGCGCTTTTCAGATCAATGTTATGTTTTGTTTATGTAAATTGTTCAATGTTCTGTTCTTTCTGCAGACCAAAACAGAGCCAGAACTTGTTCTGTTCTTTGAGTGTTctgaagaagagagggaaaggagaATCTTAAGCAGGAATCAGGTTGGCTGGataaatttttcatatttattttatatatttacatttgatggtataaatttctcattatattattaaaaatcgtCACAAATTTTCTGTTGTTAATGTAGGGAAGAGTTGACGACAATTCTGAGTCTGTAAGGAAGAGGTTTAGATATTTTCAGGAGCATACTCTTCCCGTGGTTCATTATTACAAAAGAAAAGGGCTAGTTTTGCAGGTAGAATTAACCACAATTTCagttgaaaataatttaatttctgatctGCATTTTCATGTTAAATAATGTACGAACTAAAATTCCATTTGGGTTTATTTCACTGTTCAGATTGACGCTGGGAGGCTAGAGGAGGAGGTCTTTGAGACTCTGAAAAGCATTCTAGGTCCCTCAACAACCATGCAAGCTGAAGAAGCACCCATTACTGAAGAACTtggaaagaaaatttcagaattaggATTATAAAAATGTTCTGTATATACTTTAAAGTAAAAATGAAGTTATTTATTATGTATTGATTCGGCATGTTTCATTTAGCCGATTCAATCGTTTGATTTTCTACAACAAATATAAGTATTGTGTGCTACAAGTGCCTGtgattttgttttgaaaattTTGTATGAGCATAACTTGATTAGCTGCAAATCATGCAATATAATTTTGTAAtttgtcttcttttttttttttgggttttaaATTTTGTTTGGAATTCTTTGTTGGGTATGATAAGCTGGGACTCGAATCGGTGGTGATGGTCCTAGTACTATTGAACTCTCTGAAGACGAATGTAGTACAATGGAAGCTGAAGCACAAGCCAACAGTGATGAAATGGAAAGAGGCACTTCAGTATTGGAACTTTACATCTGTTGTAAATGTTCCACAGAGAACGATGAAGTAAATTTCAATGTCATAGCCAAATCAATTTGTTTGCGTTTTGTTCATAAATAGGGTGACCTTATATTAGAACAAGCTTACAAGATATTAAATGTTTATATTAAAtttcatataaaattaattaaaatgtatatataattttcaaTGAACATAACATTGCatttactaaaatttacattgtaTGCTTGTCAATTACTAATTTGACATTGCAAATTATTAATGttacataaaaaatatataatattatattaaaaagaatgaaatatcatataaaaaatataatttcttataTTATCTATGcagtattaaatttaataaatcttAATAAATACATTATTGCACATAATTATTTTTGTCCATATAAGGTTCTCAACCCTAATGATTTGACTTATATCGACCCATAAAACATATTTGAAAAAAAGAAACCTCCTTGAACCTTccggataaattttaatatgtgaatttttcttatttagattAGGATCTAAGCAAAAAATTTTTTTGCCGGTCTAAGGACTAGAGCCTAGGAGGTGGTTGACATAAAGCGATAAAAGGCCCTAACAGCTGTGATCTTGCAAAATGTTACCAACCTCAACTGGATGTACATTCACTTATTTACATGAAATTTTAGAGAGAGTTTACTTATGctcaatttatcataaatttaaaacataaatatataaatttacatAAGAAAAATCTAATATAAGAGTATATaccatatattataaaaatatttatataaatattatgtaTTATAAAagtgtttatataaatatttgatttaacgattattaaatttattcttaTATAAGCTTGAGATTATAAGCAAGCCATTCATTCCATTTTTCAacatctctctctctatatatatattaacatagCTAATTAAAACCTTGTTATAGAAGTTATTTAGGG
Proteins encoded:
- the LOC110670756 gene encoding UMP-CMP kinase 3 is translated as MGDMKEETSEMVIGEHAIETVSVDKTTNNEFVSENTTTELEFSEKETFDEILSENKTVESVCAKETKEAVPEETAKETVTEKKLVVVFVLGGPGGGKSTQCAKIAKEVGYTHLSSGDLLRQTIKSDPVNGPMIEAMIKEGKSVPPDITMEILQKAIEESENDKFILDGFPRDEEIRAAFESATKTEPELVLFFECSEEERERRILSRNQGRVDDNSESVRKRFRYFQEHTLPVVHYYKRKGLVLQIDAGRLEEEVFETLKSILGPSTTMQAEEAPITEELGKKISELGL